Proteins encoded by one window of Streptomyces clavuligerus:
- a CDS encoding hemolysin family protein, with product MITTLMPLCAACALILANGFFVAAEFGLVTVERPDAERAAAAGDRRALRVVEALRELSFQLSGTQLGITLTSLAVGMLAQPALLGLLGGPLTAAGLPAGAVATVAVVTGMLLASAVQMVIGELVPKNWAVSRPLQVARFTAGPQRLFSALFRPLITLLNAVANRIVRLFGVEPAEELASARGPGELVSLARHSARAGALEQGTADLFVRTLSLGRLTAQHVMTPRVRTLALHTDATATDVLNLTRATGLSRFPVYREGIDDVVGAVHLKDALAVPAPARPRTAVGSFAAPPLLVPGTLPVDRLLVRLRSEQPLAVVVDEYGGTAGVVTLEDIVEELVGEVRDEHDAEAADRPELAPLAPEDGRPAWEADGSCRVLTLRRMGLDVPDGPYETVAGLVADLLGRIPAAGDRAELPGWRLSVRRVDRYRAERVRLVRTAAPEPEAVR from the coding sequence ATGATCACCACCCTGATGCCGCTCTGCGCGGCCTGCGCCCTGATCCTCGCCAACGGATTCTTCGTCGCCGCCGAGTTCGGCCTCGTCACCGTGGAACGCCCGGACGCCGAACGCGCCGCGGCGGCGGGCGACCGCCGTGCCCTCCGGGTCGTCGAAGCACTCCGGGAACTCTCCTTCCAGCTGTCGGGCACTCAGCTCGGCATCACCCTCACCTCGCTCGCGGTCGGCATGCTCGCCCAGCCCGCGCTGCTCGGGCTGCTCGGCGGGCCGCTCACCGCCGCCGGACTGCCCGCCGGGGCCGTCGCGACGGTCGCGGTCGTCACCGGCATGCTGCTGGCCTCCGCGGTGCAGATGGTCATCGGCGAACTGGTGCCCAAGAACTGGGCCGTCTCCCGCCCGCTCCAGGTGGCCCGCTTCACCGCGGGCCCCCAACGGCTCTTCTCCGCCCTCTTCCGCCCCCTGATCACCCTGCTCAACGCCGTCGCCAACCGGATCGTACGGCTCTTCGGCGTGGAGCCCGCCGAGGAGCTGGCGTCCGCCCGGGGACCGGGGGAACTGGTCAGCCTCGCCCGGCACTCCGCGCGCGCGGGCGCGCTGGAGCAGGGCACCGCCGATCTCTTCGTCCGCACCCTGTCGCTGGGCCGGCTCACCGCGCAGCATGTGATGACCCCCCGGGTACGGACGCTCGCCCTGCACACCGACGCCACCGCCACCGACGTCCTCAACCTCACCCGGGCCACCGGGCTCTCCCGTTTCCCCGTCTACCGGGAGGGCATCGACGACGTCGTCGGCGCCGTCCATCTGAAGGACGCGCTCGCCGTGCCCGCCCCGGCCCGGCCCCGCACCGCCGTCGGCTCCTTCGCCGCGCCGCCCCTGCTGGTCCCCGGCACCCTGCCGGTCGACCGGCTCCTGGTCCGCCTCCGCAGCGAGCAGCCCCTCGCCGTGGTCGTGGACGAGTACGGGGGCACCGCGGGCGTCGTCACCCTGGAGGACATCGTGGAGGAGTTGGTCGGCGAGGTCCGTGACGAGCACGACGCCGAGGCCGCGGACCGCCCCGAACTCGCGCCCCTGGCACCGGAGGACGGCCGTCCCGCCTGGGAGGCCGACGGGAGCTGCCGGGTGCTCACCCTGCGCCGGATGGGCCTCGATGTGCCCGACGGCCCCTATGAGACCGTCGCCGGGCTCGTCGCCGATCTGCTGGGACGCATCCCCGCCGCCGGGGACCGCGCCGAACTGCCCGGCTGGCGGCTCTCGGTCCGCCGCGTCGACCGCTACCGGGCCGAACGGGTACGGCTGGTCCGCACCGCGGCCCCGGAGCCGGAGGCGGTGCGATGA
- a CDS encoding PH domain-containing protein, translating to MTTTPAPSETGLPTLPVTFRPTRTRVVLLTVGAVMFAVIAFAGLTLNRLNPGERISFVFTAFLFLGVLCLLARPKVVADADGVTVVNITRVRRLEWAEILRVNLRTGDPWVFLDLSDGSSLPVLGIQPGIAREQAISDARALRALAESRGGVEP from the coding sequence GTGACCACCACCCCCGCACCGTCCGAGACCGGGCTGCCCACACTCCCCGTCACCTTCCGGCCCACCCGGACCCGGGTCGTCCTGCTGACCGTGGGCGCGGTGATGTTCGCCGTGATCGCCTTCGCCGGGCTGACCCTGAACCGGCTCAACCCGGGGGAGCGGATCAGCTTCGTCTTCACCGCGTTCCTCTTCCTCGGCGTCCTCTGTCTGCTGGCCCGGCCCAAGGTGGTCGCCGACGCCGACGGAGTCACGGTCGTCAACATCACCCGTGTCCGGCGTCTCGAATGGGCGGAGATCCTCCGGGTCAATCTCCGCACCGGCGACCCCTGGGTCTTCCTCGACCTGAGCGACGGCAGCAGCCTCCCGGTCCTCGGCATCCAGCCCGGAATCGCCCGTGAGCAGGCCATCAGCGACGCCCGCGCGCTGCGTGCCCTCGCCGAGTCGCGCGGCGGCGTCGAGCCGTAG
- a CDS encoding phosphoribosyl-ATP diphosphatase, protein MANKTFEELFAELQHKAAHGDPASSRTAELVDKGVHAIGKKVVEEAAEVWMAAEYEGKEAAAEEISQLLYHVQVMMVARGISLDDVYSHL, encoded by the coding sequence ATGGCGAACAAAACCTTCGAAGAACTCTTCGCGGAGCTTCAGCACAAGGCGGCCCACGGCGACCCCGCCTCCTCCCGTACCGCCGAGCTGGTGGACAAGGGCGTCCACGCCATCGGCAAGAAGGTCGTCGAGGAGGCCGCCGAGGTGTGGATGGCCGCCGAGTACGAGGGCAAGGAAGCCGCCGCCGAGGAGATCTCCCAGCTCCTCTACCACGTCCAGGTGATGATGGTCGCGCGCGGGATCTCCCTCGACGACGTCTACTCCCACCTCTGA
- the hisG gene encoding ATP phosphoribosyltransferase: MLRIAIPNKGSLSGPASAMLHEAGYQQRKESKELVLVDPENEVEFFYLRPRDIAIYVSSGRLDIGITGRDLLLDSGAEAEEILQLGFARSTFRYATRPGTARGVADFTGMTVATSYEGIVAQHLADNGIDASVVHLDGAVETAIELGVAQIIADVVETGTSLRNAGLEVIGEPIMTSEAVVIRRTGAGTDDPKVQQFLRRLQGVLVARSYVMMDYDCRVEHLEQAVALTPGLESPTISPLHHEGWVAVRSMVAAKEAQRIMDDLYELGARAILTTAIHACRL, encoded by the coding sequence ATGCTGCGTATCGCCATTCCCAACAAGGGTTCACTCTCCGGACCTGCGTCGGCGATGCTCCATGAGGCCGGCTACCAGCAGCGCAAGGAGTCCAAGGAGCTGGTGCTGGTCGACCCGGAGAACGAGGTGGAGTTCTTCTACCTCCGCCCCCGGGACATCGCCATCTATGTCAGCTCCGGCCGCCTCGACATCGGCATCACCGGCCGTGACCTGCTGCTCGACTCCGGGGCCGAGGCCGAGGAGATCCTCCAGCTCGGCTTCGCCCGCTCCACCTTCCGCTACGCCACCCGGCCCGGCACGGCGCGGGGCGTCGCGGACTTCACCGGGATGACGGTCGCCACCTCCTACGAGGGCATCGTCGCCCAGCACCTCGCCGACAACGGCATCGACGCCTCCGTGGTCCACCTCGACGGCGCCGTCGAGACCGCCATCGAGCTGGGCGTGGCCCAGATCATCGCCGATGTCGTCGAGACCGGCACCTCACTGCGGAACGCGGGCCTCGAAGTGATCGGCGAGCCCATCATGACCTCCGAGGCGGTCGTGATCCGCCGCACCGGCGCCGGTACCGACGACCCCAAGGTGCAGCAGTTCCTCCGCCGTCTCCAGGGCGTCCTCGTGGCCCGCTCCTACGTGATGATGGACTACGACTGCCGGGTCGAGCACCTCGAACAGGCCGTGGCGCTCACCCCCGGCCTGGAGTCCCCGACGATCTCCCCGCTCCACCACGAGGGCTGGGTCGCCGTACGGTCGATGGTCGCCGCCAAGGAGGCCCAGCGGATCATGGACGATCTGTACGAGCTGGGCGCCCGCGCGATCCTCACCACCGCGATCCACGCCTGCCGCCTCTGA